The following coding sequences lie in one Apium graveolens cultivar Ventura chromosome 1, ASM990537v1, whole genome shotgun sequence genomic window:
- the LOC141720163 gene encoding nuclear transcription factor Y subunit B-4-like — translation MADEQDRLLPIANVGRIMKQILPPSAKVSKEAKQRMQECASEFISFVTCEASDRCHKENRKTVNGDDIYWALCSLGLDNHAEATGKYLHKYRVFESERALRNKASTITDQGNSESSNSEKLRPTNKPSNSLEITVMDRQ, via the coding sequence ATGGCTGATGAGCAAGACAGATTGCTTCCGATTGCTAACGTGGGCCGGATAATGAAACAGATCCTCCCACCAAGTGCCAAGGTTTCCAAAGAAGCAAAACAAAGAATGCAAGAATGTGCATCTGAGTTCATAAGTTTTGTCACTTGTGAGGCATCTGACAGGTGTCACAAGGAGAATCGGAAGACCGTTAATGGAGATGATATCTATTGGGCTTTGTGTTCATTAGGTTTAGATAATCATGCTGAGGCTACAGGAAAATACTTGCATAAATATAGGGTGTTTGAGAGTGAGAGAGCCCTCCGAAACAAAGCCTCCACTATTACTGATCAAGGGAATagtgaatcatcaaactctgagAAGCTTCGGCCTACCAATAAACCAAGTAATTCATTAGAGATTACAGTTATGGATCGACAGTAA
- the LOC141720169 gene encoding putative methyltransferase At1g29790 codes for MGRFCFPKWRFSRIMGLLQFILGGLVIIVSMSSLFRFYSAGFFLKNEDICRQFYGRSDGIEGFDVQALSARVGEVLGKLEVLQDKVEATVNLIDKNREASNGGSISKLEYKKFLEEEVIQPLYSAHIALRQIRLPKVEGIGNTTIREEPLINAFIIEEIRKYISPKENRIGKINIYGTEKIYNTIGHACVLMKEELEEYMDYDIASYCKDDWNLAQKLMINGCDPLPRRRCLTRASKLYKKPYPINESLWRLPDGGNVRWSKYQCRNFECLSSKNPKRGYSKCTGCFEMEKEKLKWIANTSLVVDFLIKDVLAIKPAEIRIGLDFGVGTGTFAARMREQNVTIISTALNLGAPFNEMIALRGLIPLYVTLNQRLPFFDNTMDLIHTTGFMDGWIDFQLMDFILFDWDRILRPGGLLWIDRFFCKKKDIDDYMYMFLQFRYKKHKWITYPKSKDEVFLSAVLEKPPRSL; via the coding sequence ATGGGAAGGTTTTGTTTTCCAAAGTGGAGGTTTAGTAGAATAATGGGTTTACTTCAATTTATATTGGGAGGCTTGGTTATAATTGTGAGCATGTCTAGTCTATTTAGGTTTTATTCTGCTGGgttttttttgaaaaatgaaGACATATGTAGGCAATTTTATGGCCGAAGCGATGGCATTGAGGGTTTCGACGTTCAAGCTCTGTCTGCTCGTGTCGGTGAAGTACTTGGAAAGCTGGAAGTTTTGCAAGATAAGGTTGAGGCAACTGTGAATCTGATTGATAAAAATAGAGAAGCTTCAAATGGAGGATCAATTTCTAAATTGGAGTACAAGAAGTTTCTAGAAGAGGAGGTGATTCAACCTCTTTATAGTGCTCATATTGCTCTTAGGCAAATTCGACTGCCTAAAGTTGAAGGGATAGGGAACACTACAATAAGAGAAGAACCTTTGATTAATGCTTTTATAATTGAGGAAATTCGGAAGTATATATCCCCCAAAGAGAATAGGATTGGGAAGATTAATATATATGGAACAGAGAAGATATACAATACAATCGGACATGCTTGTGTTTTAATGAAGGAGGAGTTGGAAGAGTACATGGACTATGACATTGCATCTTACTGTAAAGATGATTGGAATCTTGCGCAAAAGCTTATGATTAATGGATGTGATCCTCTTCCACGAAGACGGTGCTTGACTAGAGCGTCTAAGCTCTATAAGAAGCCTTATCCTATTAATGAATCCTTATGGAGATTGCCAGACGGTGGAAATGTAAGGTGGAGCAAGTATCAGTGTAGAAACTTTGAGTGCTTATCAAGCAAGAATCCTAAGAGAGGTTACTCAAAATGTACAGGGTGTTTTGAAATGGAGAAGGAAAAGCTTAAATGGATTGCTAATACTTCACTTGTGGTAGATTTCCTTATTAAAGATGTGTTGGCTATTAAGCCTGCTGAGATACGGATAGGACTAGATTTTGGTGTTGGCACAGGAACATTTGCTGCTCGGATGAGAGAACAGAATGTTACAATTATCTCCACTGCTCTAAATCTCGGGGCACCTTTTAACGAAATGATTGCACTTAGAGGCTTGATTCCTCTCTATGTGACATTGAATCAACGGCTTCCATTCTTTGATAATACTATGGACTTGATTCACACTACAGGTTTTATGGATGGATGGATCGACTTTCAACTGATGGACTTCATTCTATTCGACTGGGACAGGATTCTAAGGCCAGGTGGCTTGTTGTGGATTGATCGCTTCTTCTGTAAAAAGAAGGATATTGATGATTATATGTACATGTTTCTGCAGTTCAGATATAAGAAACATAAATGGATCACATATCCGAAATCAAAAGATGAAGTCTTTCTTTCTGCTGTACTAGAGAAACCTCCAAGATCTCTCTAA